One genomic region from Pecten maximus chromosome 5, xPecMax1.1, whole genome shotgun sequence encodes:
- the LOC117327591 gene encoding baculoviral IAP repeat-containing protein 7-B-like, producing the protein MSDPKRTPPFTPPGQQTNSFTHTQTPNSAARSVPRYPQYSDVWTRLNTFYNFPRNSNQSTRSLAEAGFFYNGKSDCVWCFFCGGPLSNWKSDDDPWIEHARWYPDCHYLQGRRGQQYIEMWNQPQPGESTNGLRELPDRYRDNATQNQLSRTDQPQSRHHSFEVLRPPTSHSLQTGAISDAYERGGPRPHHQNTYSQRQFPQRYTPEGKSQVAVKLNNTHTRKHERSGTRNLALSAPKPSAREDSRIRPIRGNCKGTNS; encoded by the exons ATGTCAGATCCGAAGCGGACACCGCCTTTCACTCCTCCAGGACAGCAGACAAACTCATTTACACACACACAGACTCCCAATAGTGCAGCAAGGAGTGTGCCCCGATATCCACAATACTCAGATGTATGGACGAGATTGAATACCTTTTATAATTTCCCAAGGAACTCGAACCAGTCAACACGTAGCCTGGCTGAAGCAGGATTTTTTTATAATG GGAAAAGCGATTGCGTGTGGTGTTTCTTCTGCGGTGGACCACTTAGTAACTGGAAGTCCGATGACGACCCTTGGATCGAACATGCTCGTTGGTATCCTGATTGTCATTATTTGCAAGGAAGAAGGGGCCAACAATATATCGAAATGTGGAACCAACCACAG CCTGGTGAATCCACTAACGGATTAAGAGAATTGCCTGATAGGTATAGGGACAATGCCACCCAGAACCAACTGTCAAGGACAGATCAACCCCAAAGTAGACACCATTCTTTCGAAGTATTAAGGCCTCCAACAAGTCACAGCCTTCAGACTGGTGCAATCTCTGATGCATATGAACGAGGAGGACCTCGTCCTCACCATCAAAACACTTACAGTCAACGTCAATTTCCACAACGATATACCCCTGAAGGCAAAAGCCAGGTAGCCGTAAAACTAAACAACACTCACACAAGGAAACATGAACGTTCTGGCACACGTAACCTTGCACTATCAGCACCTAAACCTTCAGCCAGAGAGGATTCAAGAATTCGACCTATCCGAGGTAATTGCAAAGGTACAAACAGTTGA
- the LOC117327587 gene encoding glutathionyl-hydroquinone reductase YqjG-like: MHGCTVRVYKSHMFHTVKSITYCTMRYFCKQLLLNTRTGTKRTLTQLTNVSSALKRRNMVVSRTTTECKATLSSKGDYVRSKSAFRDWITADGSSGYKAESGRYHLYVSLACPWAHRALVVRKLKGLEHAISYDVVDWFLDVEGWSFTDKKPACTLDTVNRCSQLREVYHIANPDYDGRVTVPVVWDKEKKTIVNNESSEVIRMLNSEFNAYSAAEEQRKLDLYPENLRKDIDGVNEWIYSMINNGVYRSGFATTQEAYDVAVRELFQGLNKVDEILSKSRYLTGSELTEADIRLFTTLIRFDLVYVGHFKCNKMRIVDFPNIWGYLRDLYQIPGVADTVNFEHITKHYMTSHAMINPTRIVSIGPDIDFTTPHGRESHVRNLKQT; encoded by the exons ATGCATGGATGCACAGTACGTGTGTATAAATCCCACATGTTCCACACTGTCAAGTCTATCACATATTGCACTATGCGATATTTCTGTAAACAATTATTACTTAACACGCGGACGGGCACCAAAAGGACACTGACACAGTTAACAAATGTATCATCAGCTTTAAAACGTAGGAATATGGTGGTTTCCCGTACAACGACTGAGTGTAAAGCAACCCTGTCCAGCAAAGGGGATTACGTCCGCAGTAAGTCCGCCTTCCGTGATTG GATAACGG CGGATGGATCGTCTGGGTATAAGGCAGAGTCCGGGCGGTATCACCTGTATGTCAGCCTAGCCTGTCCCTGGGCTCACCGTGCCCTGGTCGTTAGGAAACTCAAGGGGTTGGAACACGCCATCTCTTATGACGTTGTAGATTGGTTCCTGGATGTAGAAGGATGGTCTTTCACAGACAAG AAACCTGCATGTACTTTGGATACAGTCAACCGTTGCTCACAGTTACGGGAAGTATATCATATAGCTAACCCAG ATTACGACGGCCGTGTCACCGTTCCCGTCGTGTGggataaagaaaagaaaacaattgtAAACAACGAGTCAAGCGAAGTAATCCGGATGTTAAACTCAGAATTCAATGCTTACAGTGCAGCCGAGGAACAGCGGAAGTTGGATTTGTATCCTGAAAACCTCCGGAAAGACATCGATGGAGTAAACGAATGGATTTACtc GATGATCAACAACGGGGTATACAGAAGCGGTTTTGCTACAACTCAAGAGGCTTATGATGTAGCAGTGCGGGAGTTGTTCCAGGGTCTCAATAAG GTAGACGAAATCTTGTCTAAATCCCGCTATCTAACCGGAAGTGAACTGACAGAAGCAGATATCCGTCTATTTACAACTCTTATTCGGTTTGATTTGGTCTACGTCGGACATTTTAAA TGTAACAAGATGAGAATTGTCGACTTCCCTAATATTTGGGGATACTTGAGGGATTTATATCAGATCCCAGGGGTGGCCGACACCGTTAACTTCGAACACATCACTAAACATTACATG ACGAGCCACGCCATGATCAATCCGACGAGAATTGTATCCATTGGACCTGATATCGACTTCACTACTCCACACGGCAGAGAAAGCCATGTCAGAAACTTAAAACAGACGTAA
- the LOC117328369 gene encoding baculoviral IAP repeat-containing protein 8-like, translated as MKKNGLDEQTIQKAIHLLQRTHGSADIDANEVINLILDHAARACFEQQSRVDGLPSLETEASALDDDRESLIVPSHCSAHVQIDPTRRRCGNYDTPQRITTLGDTCSNNGEHQSEEGNTVLDYDNISSEPPGAMASSQLSEVDDNSDDSHDIHESPAILSVRSMGYSDQSIQPALQKLQNRNSEVTGETLMAEIIQFEDPDPIVEEYCRMKDSLTCKVCLMNTVSITLLPCGHLLCLECAKNSSIRSCHICRSPKNKTQNIFFV; from the exons atgaaaaagaatgGTTTGGACGAACAAACGATACAAAAAGCTATACATCTATTACAACGCACACATg GTTCAGCAGACATCGATGCAAACGAGGTCATAAATCTAATACTTGACCATGCGGCAAGAGCATGTTTTGAACAGCAGTCCCGAGTTGACGGTCTACCATCTTTAGAGACAGAAGCGTCAG CACTTGACGATGACAGGGAATCATTGATTGTTCCAAGTCACTGCTCTGCACATGTCCAaa TTGATCCAACCAGAAGGCGATGTGGAAATTATGACACGCCTCAAAGGATCACAACTTTGGGAGACACATGTTCTAACAATGGAGAACATCAGTCCGAGGAAGGGAATACTGTACTTGACTACGACAACATTTCTTCAGAACCGCCAGGGGCGATGGCCTCATCACAGCTGTCGGAAGTCGATGATAATTCAGATG ATTCTCACGATATTCACGAGTCCCCTGCTATTCTCAGTGTTAGGAGTATGGGCTACAGTGATCAAAGTATCCAACCTGCTTTGCAAAAGCTCCAGAATCGAAACA GCGAAGTCACAGGGGAAACATTGATGGCGGAAATTATCCAGTTTGAAGATCCTG atcCAATAGTTGAGGAATATTGTAGAATGAAGGACAGCCTGACCTGCAAAGTATGTTTGATGAATACCGTCAGTATCACCTTACTACCATGTGGTCACCTTTTGTGTTTGGAGTGTGCAAAAAACAGCTCGATTAGAAGCTGTCACATTTGCCGAAGTCCGAAAAACAAaactcaaaatattttttttgtttaa